From the genome of Rhododendron vialii isolate Sample 1 chromosome 10a, ASM3025357v1:
ATGCGGTCTAAATCTCGTTCTTGCCTTGTGATCATTCTTGCACTCCTCTTGCACATAATGTTTGagtagaattttctactgggctagtgtagctcaagcctattatcaaTTTTAGATACTAACACTGGGCAATAGCGTGCATGGTTGGAATGCTTGGAGGTggaattattttgaaagctaacgattgaagagttacttaggcatctttgtaaatctcttttgaagatgtatttgtaactttaattgtaaatcttttgactgtGGAATATTGTAATccttaactcttgaatattcagtacttgtgttaatttgggcctcggagccaaaggcataatattttggaaattctacattattttggttatcgtacggaTTATGGCAAGGCTTATTTATGGGAATCTtgtatatttatgttgaaaatgaGGGTGTGACaggtggcgtggtggtgatggtggtggtggcggcggtggtggtggagtggcggtatAAGAGGTTATATAGGCcaactgttaattaacactgttaattgtggtgtaaatttataaaaaattagcacCATTAATTTAGAGAggaattaacactgttaattgtggcaGCGGCGGCAGCGACAGTGGCAGCGGCATGgtagtggtgattgtggtggcaATGGTAGTGGCagcgtggtggtgatggtgtggtggtggaagtggtggcggcgttgtggtggtggtggtgtaggaggTTGTATGGGTCGactgttaatttagacaaaaattaacactattaattttGGTAGTGGTGGCtgcggtggtggtgttggtcGCATGGTGGCAGCGGTGGTGGTGACACGGTGGTGTGGTGGCAATGTGGTGGTGGCAGCAtggtggtggcgatggtggGGGTGGTGGCGATGTGGTagggttggtggtggtggttgcggcatggttgtggtggtggtggcggtggcgatggtggggtggagtggtggtggcggcggcggtagCAGCAGCGTGGtgttggtggtgttggtggctggatcatctctctccaatcgctttttttttttacaataggTATTTTTGTCTACAAAATAATGAAGATGACTTACTGGGCTATAAGCTCTTTAGGCAAGACCTAGTAGGCTATTCATCATCCAAACAGGACCGGCCAGAAAGTTCCCCAAACAATATACGGAAAAGGCCCAAACCTTTTACCTTACTGGGATAATAATTAACTGGGCcttaattaaatggcccaacAACTCTAATCCATGGTTTGGTGCCATGGATTAGACAATGTGAACTGCATGAAGACAACTTGCACGGAAGACCAATTTAATTTGACTAGAACACAAAATGCCTTGTTCTTGAAATCTTAAACCATGAATTCGACAATGTGAACTGCATGAAGTTACAAGCATATACTCCAGAGAATCACAATAGTTATTTCAACTACCTCTTGACAAGTTTATCCATAGATGGTTGAATTTGGCAGCCAAAGTAAAGAAACATCACATCCAAACTTCAGCAAACTCCAAGGGGATGTTTCTTGGGTTTGCTCGAGATGGTAGACACAAACGTGCAATGGATTATATGAATAAGAAGAGGAAACTGCAACATACAGAAAAGTGTTATGGGTATGAGCGCAAGAAAGATAACCGGAATGTCAACCCAAGATAAACGATCATTGAGCGTCATATATATGGCAGATCCGAAGGCTACCATCATGGTTACGATGGACAAGAACAGGCAGAAAAGACCCATGATCACTTTCATCGGCAAAGAGCGAAAGAAATCCTTTTCTGCGTAACGGGCTGTGAGAATTCCTAAAAACATCAACACTGAGGTGGATGCTGCAAACATCGACAATGCGTTGGACACGACAAAAACCGTAAATGCCTCATACTTCAGAAATATAGGCAGGCCAGTCTTCTCATCATTACCTCCAGGAACAGTAAAAGCCGTTGTAAACATAACAGCAGCAATGAGGGTGCCGACAACCATGCCTGATGCTGCAGTACTCTTCAgccacctctctccctcttttgcTAACTCTTTGTGCTCCTCAGTGAATAGAGTTACAGGTGTTTTGCTGTTTTCATTGACTTCTTCTTTGCACTTGGGTTGCACCATATTCTCAACCTCCTAGATAATTACATAGAACAAATATATTAAGGCGCAAATTAAGCAGGGCCATGCTTTATGGCTGGAAAAAGGAGCAATGTGGAAACACATGCCACTcagacaaacaaaaaattacaattcgAGAGATCTCCAGTTCAATGGTAAGGCTATCGAAGATTCAAAATTATGACCATCTaatcaatcattattctcatttctctctctatctccctccACTCATTAGCCCtacttccaattattactctcataaagtttctcaaaaactcagccaaacacagcataaaccCTTCACCCCTAGAAAGTTACCTCATTCTCACTTTAGCTCTTAAACGAAATGTTTGGTTTCTATTTAGTTCTTAAGTAGTCAATTTCGGCACTGTAATCCCAGGGACAAGTACTGCCAACTTCTCAACGAAAAATGACATTTGTTGAAAGGGCCAAAGTGGTAAAAGTGTATTACTTAAGAGGCGAAACTGAGAAAGGTCGAATATTTGAAAGGGTCAAGTGGGACGACATTTATTGTGATGACGCCTTTCTTTGGGGGACATTGACAAAAAATCAATCTATGAAGAagcataaagaaaaaaaattgggttcaCGATAGGTCATATTATTGAGGGAGAAAGTTTATTTACCCTTTGTTTAACAAAAAGACATTAGCTGAACAAAATTTTGGATATGACTACCTTAAACCATTGAAGTTCCCTTTGCATTTGTAGAGCTGGCCCAGAGACACGTTCAAGCTGACCAGGAGGAGACAACTTGGCAGCTAGATGCAAAAAGTTGTTACCAAATATATCATGTCGGTGTGCCATAATGTTCTTCCTCGTTCCAAATCCATGTATGAGGCTAAAGATCTTCTCTTGCCGCAAGATAATCGCATGTGCAAAAATTGTTCTACCTTTACTGTCTTTTCTCCATATGATTGGAGGATCACATTTTATTAATTCAACAATAAACTCCAATATCCCATGCTTAACGGCATCATAGATCATTTCATCAATTCCAATATCAGAAAGTTGTGACTCACTCAATTTTGGTATCCCCTTACAAATGCAACTGAGGATTCTGAGGGCTTCACGATGTACCAACTTTCTATGATATAAATCTGGGACtgcaattcaaacaaaaaatctatgttAAAGACAAAGTGAAGTCCCATGTAAAAATGAGAATTTCATCTAGAGTATCTTCATACCAAAGTTTTTCAAGAGGCCTGAAACCAGTTCTCCGAACAGGCTCATTGCTGCAAAAAAAGACATATATGAACAGTTATACATCATAAGCGAGCCTAACATTAACAAGTGTCAGCTGAAA
Proteins encoded in this window:
- the LOC131304233 gene encoding uncharacterized protein LOC131304233 isoform X2 — protein: MGSASIAMLGIVHEQLTEDNYEYWKVCLKRYLVGQGLWDVVTGKIPQPVKDADDYEDWTKKNAVALHAIQLSCGPDIYKKFRKTTSAKDAWEHLAPSHLRRRDDHEDSDKFHHLSYQTLYNAIENGDWKETKRLLDLHDNAVSARITSTGDTALHVAILAGHLGIAEKLVKVMSVDDLEITNEFGSTALSLAAISGCTKLAKAIVNKNPKSVTISSDQHIDGAIPVIVASLYNRKDMVHYLYKVTPIDELSPERGHYGSTLLHCLISAEIYDVALELLEEYPKLGLTKDRFGKYTLRILAQKPSAFPSGTKLVFWRRWIYSCINVHILPHRTGPLPLSSDEENTRGVQQPPYRRGNIISKAMSLFGELVSGLLKNFVPDLYHRKLVHREALRILSCICKGIPKLSESQLSDIGIDEMIYDAVKHGILEFIVELIKCDPPIIWRKDSKGRTIFAHAIILRQEKIFSLIHGFGTRKNIMAHRHDIFGNNFLHLAAKLSPPGQLERVSGPALQMQRELQWFKEVENMVQPKCKEEVNENSKTPVTLFTEEHKELAKEGERWLKSTAASGMVVGTLIAAVMFTTAFTVPGGNDEKTGLPIFLKYEAFTVFVVSNALSMFAASTSVLMFLGILTARYAEKDFFRSLPMKVIMGLFCLFLSIVTMMVAFGSAIYMTLNDRLSWVDIPVIFLALIPITLFCMLQFPLLIHIIHCTFVSTISSKPKKHPLGVC
- the LOC131304233 gene encoding uncharacterized protein LOC131304233 isoform X4, with protein sequence MGSASIAMLGIVHEQLTEDNYEYWKVCLKRYLVGQGLWDVVTGKIPQPVKDADDYEDWTKKNAVALHAIQLSCGPDIYKKFRKTTSAKDAWEHLAPSHLRRRDDHEDSGDTALHVAILAGHLGIAEKLVKVMSVDDLEITNEFGSTALSLAAISGCTKLAKAIVNKNPKSVTISSDQHIDGAIPVIVASLYNRKDMVHYLYKVTPIDELSPERGHYGSTLLHCLISAEIYDVALELLEEYPKLGLTKDRFGKYTLRILAQKPSAFPSGTKLVFWRRWIYSCINVHILPHRTGPLPLSSDEENTRGVQQPPYRRGNIISKAMSLFGELVSGLLKNFVPDLYHRKLVHREALRILSCICKGIPKLSESQLSDIGIDEMIYDAVKHGILEFIVELIKCDPPIIWRKDSKGRTIFAHAIILRQEKIFSLIHGFGTRKNIMAHRHDIFGNNFLHLAAKLSPPGQLERVSGPALQMQRELQWFKEVENMVQPKCKEEVNENSKTPVTLFTEEHKELAKEGERWLKSTAASGMVVGTLIAAVMFTTAFTVPGGNDEKTGLPIFLKYEAFTVFVVSNALSMFAASTSVLMFLGILTARYAEKDFFRSLPMKVIMGLFCLFLSIVTMMVAFGSAIYMTLNDRLSWVDIPVIFLALIPITLFCMLQFPLLIHIIHCTFVSTISSKPKKHPLGVC
- the LOC131304233 gene encoding uncharacterized protein LOC131304233 isoform X1 translates to MGSASIAMLGIVHEQLTEDNYEYWKVCLKRYLVGQGLWDVVTGKIPQPVKDADDYEDWTKKNAVALHAIQLSCGPDIYKKFRKTTSAKDAWEHLAPSHLRRRDDHEDSGEENDKFHHLSYQTLYNAIENGDWKETKRLLDLHDNAVSARITSTGDTALHVAILAGHLGIAEKLVKVMSVDDLEITNEFGSTALSLAAISGCTKLAKAIVNKNPKSVTISSDQHIDGAIPVIVASLYNRKDMVHYLYKVTPIDELSPERGHYGSTLLHCLISAEIYDVALELLEEYPKLGLTKDRFGKYTLRILAQKPSAFPSGTKLVFWRRWIYSCINVHILPHRTGPLPLSSDEENTRGVQQPPYRRGNIISKAMSLFGELVSGLLKNFVPDLYHRKLVHREALRILSCICKGIPKLSESQLSDIGIDEMIYDAVKHGILEFIVELIKCDPPIIWRKDSKGRTIFAHAIILRQEKIFSLIHGFGTRKNIMAHRHDIFGNNFLHLAAKLSPPGQLERVSGPALQMQRELQWFKEVENMVQPKCKEEVNENSKTPVTLFTEEHKELAKEGERWLKSTAASGMVVGTLIAAVMFTTAFTVPGGNDEKTGLPIFLKYEAFTVFVVSNALSMFAASTSVLMFLGILTARYAEKDFFRSLPMKVIMGLFCLFLSIVTMMVAFGSAIYMTLNDRLSWVDIPVIFLALIPITLFCMLQFPLLIHIIHCTFVSTISSKPKKHPLGVC
- the LOC131304233 gene encoding uncharacterized protein LOC131304233 isoform X3 — translated: MGSASIAMLGIVHEQLTEDNYEYWKVCLKRYLVGQGLWDVVTGKIPQPVKDADDYEDWTKKNAVALHAIQLSCGPDIYKKFRKTTSAKDAWEHLAPSHLRRRDDHEDSGEENGDTALHVAILAGHLGIAEKLVKVMSVDDLEITNEFGSTALSLAAISGCTKLAKAIVNKNPKSVTISSDQHIDGAIPVIVASLYNRKDMVHYLYKVTPIDELSPERGHYGSTLLHCLISAEIYDVALELLEEYPKLGLTKDRFGKYTLRILAQKPSAFPSGTKLVFWRRWIYSCINVHILPHRTGPLPLSSDEENTRGVQQPPYRRGNIISKAMSLFGELVSGLLKNFVPDLYHRKLVHREALRILSCICKGIPKLSESQLSDIGIDEMIYDAVKHGILEFIVELIKCDPPIIWRKDSKGRTIFAHAIILRQEKIFSLIHGFGTRKNIMAHRHDIFGNNFLHLAAKLSPPGQLERVSGPALQMQRELQWFKEVENMVQPKCKEEVNENSKTPVTLFTEEHKELAKEGERWLKSTAASGMVVGTLIAAVMFTTAFTVPGGNDEKTGLPIFLKYEAFTVFVVSNALSMFAASTSVLMFLGILTARYAEKDFFRSLPMKVIMGLFCLFLSIVTMMVAFGSAIYMTLNDRLSWVDIPVIFLALIPITLFCMLQFPLLIHIIHCTFVSTISSKPKKHPLGVC